The genomic segment CACCCTTAAGTGGCTTGAATCAAATGGTTTCGGTCACAGCGATTTACACCGGGAAAATATTTTGGTCGATGAGAATTCCCAGATAATCCTTTTGGATTTCATTCAACCAAAAATAATTCAACTCGAAGAAGACGATTTAAAAGCTTTCATAAAAGAAATCACCGGACATGATTTAGCAAAGGCATTAATAGACCATCAAAAACTGAAGTTTAGAAATATTTGCCCCAAAGCTTTTTTTGACTTTGTCAGAAAATATTACAGGATGAACATAGGGACTATTGGACATGTCAAAAGTCATTTTGACAGAGCTTTGACCCTTTCAGAAAAGGCAAAGATCTTCAGAATAAACGCAGTTAATTACAAAGATAATTATTACGATATACTCAATGGTTATTTTAAATCATACTCTGAAATCAACGAATATTTTTACATAGAGCTCGATTTATCAAAAGATCCGCTCACTTATTTCAACGATTTTAGAAATCAGATGATGAAATCGCTCGATTTAAGGGGTATTAAGTCTTCAGAAATCACAAAAGACGAGACGATTATAGACAAAGACTCAAAAGCCCTCGACCATATAATTTCATCTATTGAGAAACTGTCCTTATACGGCAAAGTCGCTGTCAGTTTCAAGGGTAATAACCGAAAAAACGAACTGACAGAGACAATCGAGGCTGTCGAAGAAAGATTCAAGGGTGAAGGTCTCTTGATTCTTACTCCGATATTGTCAGATTCTGGCAAATCAAGCGGATTCTATAATATTTGCGAACCTCCGGACAGCGACAAGTTTGAAAATTTTCTCAAGGAAAAAATAAAGAATATCTTCTACGCTTTAGATGTTGACGACATAATAGACTACATGCGCAAAAATGGAAATTATGATATTTGCAGAATTCTTGAAAACGTTTTGAGATCCAACAGGTCTTTGAAAAGCAGTTCAAGAACTCTGAATCTTATAAATAAAAACGCTTTAAACCGTATTTTTGAAGACAAATACCGCCGGATCAAAGATAGCACCGATTACGAATATTTTTTCAGCTATTTTGAATTGCTTAAAAGGCCTGTCGATATATCTTTGTTGAAATTGTTTTTGGGCGACGGGCCTGGAAAATCTCTGGATGAAATCATATATGACCTTCTCGGCTTAAACCTTTTGGCCTTTCAGCCAGGCGGAGCATTGGACTACTACGACCGGACCACCGAAGTGAAAGTCCGTTCATACTTTAAAAAAGAAGATTTCAAAAATAAGGCTTCTTACGACGTGATAAAGTATTTAGAGAAAAAAAACCTCAGGATTGACGAGGAAAAACTTCTTCTGAATTTATACTTTTCGACAAGTCAATTTTTTGAGTATTCACGTTTTCTGTTTTCCCATTTCATCGAACCATTCAGAAATTTAAACAGCATAGAGAAAATCGCCGAAGATTTTATTTATAAAATCGAATCCAAAAATCTCTTGAAATCAGTAAACCTTCCCCAGGGTCTGCCGAGAGAAACCATAAAATATATCTACATAAAATTGAAGAACAAGTTCGACCTATCTCGTAAGATCGAGAATCTTTTAGATTTTGTAGAAAAGGACCAACCCTGTGCATTTATCAAATACAACGTTCTGTTCGACGTATTCAGCCAATACCTGAACTCGGGGGACATGGAGAATTCAAAATCAATTTATGACGTTATTTCTGTCGAAAAGGAAAATTTGGGCAAGTATCAGAACCTGGCATTTTTGATATATCGTGCAAAGTTCTACACTCTGTTTTCCGAGTTTGAAAAATCAATATCAGACCTGAGGGATTTTTTCCGTAATGTTCACAAGGAAAAGGATGACAAGACAAAGTATTTAACTTTGAAAGCTCTTGAAATATTGGCTGACCTCTACCATAAACAGGGAAAAATGCAAAAATTCGCGAATACTATTAGAATTTTCCTTGAAAAGGCAAAAGTTGTATCGGACGAAAACGGGGATTTAAGCTACTTTTTCTCTGCAAATACAGATTATGCTTATTACCATTTCAATTACGGCAAGAGGTCTGAAGCAAAGAAATATTTCCAAAAAGCCCTTGAACTCGCACAAACATACAAAGACTACAACGACCTGATTCTCGCTTCAAACAACCTCGCAGCAATCGAAAACGACACTAAAATCACCCTCGAATACCTGAGAGACGCGTTGAAGTATTCAAATATGATAGGGGAGAACGTATACATATACCTTGTTATTTCAAACATACTGTCTCTCAACATAGATCCTGTTAAAAAATACGGATTCATCAGGGATAATATGAGCATAATTCTGAACTGCAACACGGACCATGAGATTTCTGTTAAATTCTGCCTTGATCTTTACTACTCTATCATTTGCATCTTGTTGTCACTTGACAAAAAAGAAGAATTGAGTTTTTTCTTTGAGAAATTGGAAAAAATCGAAATCGAAAAACAAAGAATGCCTGACGCTTTTCTGTTGAAGAAAATCGTTCAGACCTTCTATCAGATTAGTTTAAATGGCTATAAAAAAGATTACTTTAATATTTATTATAAATTATTGGATGAATTTAACGATATATACAACTATTCTATAATTGTTTATATGTATATCAACAGCCTTTTCTACCACCTGGACGACAGTCAAATTGTTTTTATTTCAAAAAAAATTATCAGTTTGTTTAAAGATATTTTTGCCGGTGACGAGATAAACAGCGTCAGAATGTTCGTAAAACTTAAAACGTCGAAATTTAAAAAAGAGTCCCTGAAAAGGTACATTGAGAGGTATGTCTCCGGTCTTTCGAATTTGAATTATCTCTCATACAGGATAATTTTCATTTTATCCCAAGCGCTGAAGGGGATGGGTGATGACGAATACAAAAATCTGCTCTCCTATTCCGCAGAAGAGCTTGTGAAAACCAGGGACAGTTTCAAAAACAAGAGGTTGTTTAAAAAAACCATGTGTTTTCGTATTTTATGTTATTTTAAAAATGATTTTCCATCGGAGTACAACCGTTTAATTGAAAAGAAGGAAAAATTTCAATTCACAAAAAATTCTTTCCTCGATTTGAACAGACAATTGCAGTTAAACTATTTTTCAGAAAATCAAGTGTTGATAAAGAATGTCATATCGGCTGTTTTGCGTTCTTTGAATTACGATAGAGGAGCTTTTTTTACATCTCTTCAGAACAAAATCCCGCAAATTGTCGTCTACAGAAAAAAATATTACTATTCAGAGGACGATCCCTATTTTATCGATAAAATCCCTCTTGAAAAGTCAACGGAAGTTTTCACCGGACTTAACGAAGACAAATATTCCTCAATCAAATCTTTCATCTCTATTCCTGTAGTAAACGAGTTGTATTACAAGAGGTTCATGCACCGGATCAACAGGGAAAAATCTAGAAGATCTTCTCTCACCAAAAGTCTTTTATACGAAAACAACATAATCGACGGTTTGATTTACCTTGACAAAAAAAATGGCTTATCGGACAGTTTCAACCCCGAATATCTCAATTTATTGTCATTTACGTTGTCACAGTACTGGAATTACAACAGGGCTGAAAAGCTTTATATGAGAGACGGGCTGACGAATTTATATTTGAGAAACGTTTTTTTGAATAAGTTAAGGGAGATGATCCACAGAGAAGAAGAAAGAGTGCATAAATTGTCTTTGATAATGGTGGATATTGACGATTTCAAAAATGTAAACGATCTGTTTGGGCACTCAAGGGGCGATTATGTGCTGAAAAAACTCTCTGAAATAATGGTAAAAAAAATCAGATCATCAGATTTGGTTGGAAGATACGGAGGTGAAGAGTTTTTGATTGCTCTTCCGAACACAAACATCCATTCTGCTGTTGTCGTAGCTCAAAAGATCAGAGAAGTTATAGAAAAATCCCAAATAATAGGCGACGCTATGAAACTCACTATCAGCTGCGGGGTCGCAGAATATCCAAAAGATTCTCAATGGCTTGAAGAACTTATAGAAAAGACGGATAAATATTTGATAAAAGCTAAAAATCTAGGTAAAAACCGTGTTGTATCGTCAATAGACGAAAATTCAACTTAGCAATCAAAACGGGAAAATACTGATCCAAAATATTTTTGCATCGTAAAAACGTAGTTTAAGTAAAAATTATATTTTAAATTAAACGCCGATAATAAACATTATGTTAAATTGACTAATTTGCGTTACCGTTTGTCAACATAGTCGCGCAAAGTGTAAAAAACATAGAACCGTATATTGTCCCGTAAAAGCAAAGTACGAATGACCAGAGTGCGAAAAAGATCGATCCGATTATAATACCAGCAAGGGCGAATTCATCACCTTTTTGGTTTTGGTTGTTTTCTTTCAGTTGTTTTCTGGCTATTATACCTGTTATTATTGCCGGAATAGCCGAAAGCAAATGAAAATAAATTGAAGCCACGGAAAGAGCGAATGAGACGATGGCGAGGTCGTTGTATTTTACTTTTTTCACGTCAGTTGAA from the candidate division WOR-3 bacterium genome contains:
- a CDS encoding diguanylate cyclase, which produces MKLINRRYRVEGEIGQGSYGVIYKVSDLQDEKNPSKTLKIYNTDKLVNQDLDAFKNEYFYTKSIDLPCAVKAHTFEKIYNIDGFSFYGNYYFYTMNYIRGKNISSLKLSTKKERSLLAERLLFTLKWLESNGFGHSDLHRENILVDENSQIILLDFIQPKIIQLEEDDLKAFIKEITGHDLAKALIDHQKLKFRNICPKAFFDFVRKYYRMNIGTIGHVKSHFDRALTLSEKAKIFRINAVNYKDNYYDILNGYFKSYSEINEYFYIELDLSKDPLTYFNDFRNQMMKSLDLRGIKSSEITKDETIIDKDSKALDHIISSIEKLSLYGKVAVSFKGNNRKNELTETIEAVEERFKGEGLLILTPILSDSGKSSGFYNICEPPDSDKFENFLKEKIKNIFYALDVDDIIDYMRKNGNYDICRILENVLRSNRSLKSSSRTLNLINKNALNRIFEDKYRRIKDSTDYEYFFSYFELLKRPVDISLLKLFLGDGPGKSLDEIIYDLLGLNLLAFQPGGALDYYDRTTEVKVRSYFKKEDFKNKASYDVIKYLEKKNLRIDEEKLLLNLYFSTSQFFEYSRFLFSHFIEPFRNLNSIEKIAEDFIYKIESKNLLKSVNLPQGLPRETIKYIYIKLKNKFDLSRKIENLLDFVEKDQPCAFIKYNVLFDVFSQYLNSGDMENSKSIYDVISVEKENLGKYQNLAFLIYRAKFYTLFSEFEKSISDLRDFFRNVHKEKDDKTKYLTLKALEILADLYHKQGKMQKFANTIRIFLEKAKVVSDENGDLSYFFSANTDYAYYHFNYGKRSEAKKYFQKALELAQTYKDYNDLILASNNLAAIENDTKITLEYLRDALKYSNMIGENVYIYLVISNILSLNIDPVKKYGFIRDNMSIILNCNTDHEISVKFCLDLYYSIICILLSLDKKEELSFFFEKLEKIEIEKQRMPDAFLLKKIVQTFYQISLNGYKKDYFNIYYKLLDEFNDIYNYSIIVYMYINSLFYHLDDSQIVFISKKIISLFKDIFAGDEINSVRMFVKLKTSKFKKESLKRYIERYVSGLSNLNYLSYRIIFILSQALKGMGDDEYKNLLSYSAEELVKTRDSFKNKRLFKKTMCFRILCYFKNDFPSEYNRLIEKKEKFQFTKNSFLDLNRQLQLNYFSENQVLIKNVISAVLRSLNYDRGAFFTSLQNKIPQIVVYRKKYYYSEDDPYFIDKIPLEKSTEVFTGLNEDKYSSIKSFISIPVVNELYYKRFMHRINREKSRRSSLTKSLLYENNIIDGLIYLDKKNGLSDSFNPEYLNLLSFTLSQYWNYNRAEKLYMRDGLTNLYLRNVFLNKLREMIHREEERVHKLSLIMVDIDDFKNVNDLFGHSRGDYVLKKLSEIMVKKIRSSDLVGRYGGEEFLIALPNTNIHSAVVVAQKIREVIEKSQIIGDAMKLTISCGVAEYPKDSQWLEELIEKTDKYLIKAKNLGKNRVVSSIDENST
- a CDS encoding DUF4190 domain-containing protein; this translates as MDTPTNCFFHPDIIACDKCSVCGKNICHMCREEVDKKVYCKECYEKMFPAPKIEENPPLEEKKTATSGSTDVKKVKYNDLAIVSFALSVASIYFHLLSAIPAIITGIIARKQLKENNQNQKGDEFALAGIIIGSIFFALWSFVLCFYGTIYGSMFFTLCATMLTNGNAN